A genomic segment from Roseibium algicola encodes:
- a CDS encoding sodium:calcium antiporter, whose product MGFDSLPLWVLLALFAGAGGVILVCGVHLTGQADRIADRTGLGEALVGGVLLGAATSLSGTVVSVTAALDGRASLAFSNAVGGIAAQTAFLAIADIVYRRGNLEHVAADVSSLFQCALLMLLLAIPLVAYTTPEITLLGVHPASYALVIVYGSGLLAQRHVREQPMWRVVNTSETHEDSPDEEQHDLRGNLRLIAGFSALMLVLASMGWVLAEVAGALTDRFNLNASLVGALMTAVVTSLPELVTTLAAVHRGALQLAIGGIVGGNTFDTLFLMLSDVAYRDGSLYQAVSPQDYFWLAIGLVMTAVLLLGLLVRQKSGPGGIGFESVSLLGIYGGAIALQALG is encoded by the coding sequence ACTGGTTTGCGGCGTTCATCTGACCGGTCAGGCTGACCGTATCGCCGACCGGACAGGGCTGGGCGAGGCCTTGGTTGGCGGTGTCCTGCTGGGGGCGGCCACGTCGCTCTCGGGCACCGTGGTGTCCGTAACTGCTGCGCTGGACGGCCGTGCGTCGCTGGCCTTTTCAAATGCCGTTGGCGGTATCGCCGCGCAGACTGCCTTTCTGGCCATCGCTGACATCGTTTACCGGCGCGGCAACCTGGAGCATGTGGCCGCTGACGTTTCCAGTCTTTTTCAATGCGCCCTGCTGATGCTTTTGCTGGCCATTCCCCTGGTCGCCTACACCACCCCGGAAATCACGTTGCTGGGCGTTCATCCAGCCTCCTACGCCCTGGTTATCGTTTATGGCAGCGGTTTGCTGGCTCAGCGGCACGTGCGGGAGCAGCCCATGTGGCGTGTTGTGAATACGTCCGAAACCCACGAGGACAGCCCGGATGAGGAACAGCACGACCTGCGCGGTAACTTGCGGCTTATCGCAGGGTTTTCAGCGCTGATGCTTGTCCTCGCCTCAATGGGCTGGGTGCTGGCGGAAGTGGCTGGCGCGCTGACGGACCGTTTCAATCTCAACGCCTCGCTTGTCGGCGCACTGATGACAGCCGTTGTCACCTCGCTGCCCGAACTGGTGACGACGCTGGCAGCCGTGCATCGTGGTGCCCTGCAGCTCGCCATTGGCGGCATTGTTGGCGGCAACACCTTCGATACTCTGTTCCTAATGCTTTCCGATGTCGCCTATCGCGACGGCTCGCTTTATCAAGCCGTCTCCCCTCAGGATTATTTCTGGCTGGCGATCGGGCTGGTGATGACGGCGGTTCTGCTTCTGGGGTTGCTGGTACGGCAGAAGTCAGGCCCCGGCGGGATCGGTTTTGAAAGTGTCAGTCTGCTTGGCATCTATGGCGGTGCCATTGCGCTTCAGGCGCTCGGTTGA